A genomic window from Slackia heliotrinireducens DSM 20476 includes:
- a CDS encoding adenine phosphoribosyltransferase: protein MTTFDYESLIVSIPDYPEPGVVFKDITPLLADPEGFNAVIDGIAEHFAGKGITKVVGAEARGFMIGAPVAARMGAGFVPARKPGKLPRETVSESYALEYGTDSLEIHADALSPEDKVLMVDDLIATGGTAAAQVKLIECVGAELVGMGFLMSLDFLEPEKVVGAVTDVEMFSLVHVK from the coding sequence ATGACTACTTTCGATTACGAAAGCCTCATCGTCAGCATTCCCGATTATCCCGAGCCGGGCGTCGTTTTTAAGGACATCACGCCGCTGCTCGCCGACCCCGAGGGCTTCAACGCCGTTATCGACGGCATTGCCGAACACTTCGCCGGCAAGGGCATCACCAAGGTCGTGGGCGCCGAGGCCCGCGGTTTCATGATCGGCGCGCCGGTGGCGGCCCGTATGGGCGCCGGCTTCGTTCCTGCTCGCAAGCCCGGCAAGCTGCCTCGCGAAACCGTGTCCGAAAGCTACGCGTTGGAATACGGCACCGACTCTCTGGAGATTCATGCCGACGCCCTGTCCCCCGAGGACAAGGTTCTGATGGTGGACGACCTTATCGCCACGGGCGGTACTGCGGCTGCCCAGGTCAAACTGATCGAGTGCGTCGGCGCCGAACTGGTGGGCATGGGCTTCCTCATGTCGCTGGATTTCCTCGAGCCTGAAAAGGTGGTCGGGGCTGTGACCGACGTGGAGATGTTCTCGCTGGTGCACGTCAAATAG
- a CDS encoding IS3 family transposase, whose product MVMGHKYNRYSFETKVAAARAVVDEGMPKAEAMAKFGIASMTPLKNWMKAYREGGPEALRPKPKGRPKGSASPPKKPTREQELERRVQKPEAENAYLKKIDGPEGGEALSNSEKAAAVSELSGRYPLADLLECADLARSSYYYALSHPKAPTRPELWEAAAEIFSRTANGCGHRQIAMCLRAEQGVRIADKTVLKMMREMGISCGIRRGTDHHRYNSYRGAVGKTFENVIGRDFAADGPWEKMGTDVTEFKQPWGKACFAPVYDFGSKVIVAWPTSLHPNMAQQIELLDQLLSKMPEGSAPILHSDMGWQYQQAGWCNRLKEAGVVQSMSRKGNCIDNGATEQVFGHLKDEFFRNQTWPSFEEFRRDLDAYIVHWNTRRRQVKLKGLTPEEFRNQSLRAA is encoded by the coding sequence ATGGTCATGGGGCACAAGTACAACAGGTATTCGTTTGAGACCAAGGTGGCGGCGGCACGGGCGGTCGTTGACGAGGGCATGCCCAAGGCGGAAGCCATGGCGAAGTTCGGAATCGCCTCGATGACCCCGCTGAAGAACTGGATGAAGGCATACCGGGAAGGCGGCCCCGAGGCGCTAAGGCCCAAGCCGAAGGGAAGGCCAAAGGGATCCGCCTCCCCGCCCAAGAAACCAACGCGCGAGCAGGAGCTTGAACGCCGGGTACAGAAGCCCGAGGCGGAGAACGCCTACCTAAAAAAAATCGATGGCCCTGAAGGCGGAGAGGCGCTCTCGAACAGCGAGAAGGCAGCGGCCGTGAGCGAGCTTTCGGGGCGATACCCCCTCGCCGACCTGCTGGAATGCGCCGATCTTGCCAGGTCGAGCTATTACTACGCGCTGTCGCACCCGAAGGCCCCGACCAGGCCGGAGCTCTGGGAGGCCGCCGCCGAGATATTCTCGCGCACCGCCAACGGCTGCGGCCACAGGCAGATCGCCATGTGCCTGCGCGCCGAGCAGGGCGTGCGCATAGCCGACAAGACCGTGCTCAAGATGATGCGCGAGATGGGGATCAGCTGCGGGATCCGCCGCGGGACCGACCACCACAGGTACAACTCGTACAGGGGCGCAGTCGGCAAGACCTTCGAGAACGTCATCGGCCGCGACTTCGCAGCCGACGGGCCGTGGGAGAAGATGGGCACCGACGTCACAGAGTTCAAGCAGCCCTGGGGCAAGGCCTGCTTCGCCCCGGTCTACGACTTCGGCAGCAAGGTAATCGTCGCCTGGCCGACGTCGCTGCACCCCAACATGGCCCAGCAAATTGAGCTGCTCGACCAGCTGCTTTCCAAGATGCCGGAGGGTTCCGCGCCGATCTTGCATTCCGATATGGGCTGGCAATACCAGCAGGCTGGATGGTGCAACAGGCTGAAAGAGGCGGGCGTCGTGCAGAGCATGTCCAGGAAAGGCAACTGCATCGACAACGGCGCGACGGAGCAGGTGTTCGGCCATCTGAAAGACGAATTCTTCCGGAACCAGACATGGCCAAGCTTCGAAGAGTTCAGGCGCGACCTAGATGCATACATCGTCCACTGGAACACGAGGAGGCGTCAGGTTAAACTGAAGGGACTGACCCCGGAGGAATTCCGGAATCAGTCCCTACGTGCGGCATGA
- the mnmA gene encoding tRNA 2-thiouridine(34) synthase MnmA, whose protein sequence is MVQRVLVGMSGGVDSSVTAYLLLRQGYEVVGATMNLYDPGRLGVPDVRDGESNDLEDARSVANRLGIAHHVLDFGCEFENNVVRPFAQAYADGLTPNPCIACNRHLKFGLMLKAARELGCDGIATGHYARIAQRLDGRFVLMKGLDDAKDQAYVLYHMTQDQLAHTVLPLGEYTKQQVRAIAAEQGFANARKHESQDICFVPDGDYVGFLERYAGLVPEPGDVLDENGAVLGQHRGAIRYTLGQRKGIGIASTQALYVTAKDMAANTITMGPADALLADGCTVGNWNWILPDEGPVHAMVKTHYRQKPHGAMVVPQEDGTVRFDFDEPSRLAAPGQSAVAYIGDTVLGGGIVL, encoded by the coding sequence ATGGTACAACGAGTTCTGGTCGGCATGAGCGGCGGCGTGGATTCCAGCGTGACGGCATACCTGCTGCTGCGTCAGGGCTACGAGGTCGTCGGCGCCACCATGAATCTGTACGACCCTGGGCGCCTCGGCGTGCCCGATGTTCGCGACGGCGAATCAAACGATCTTGAAGATGCCCGCAGCGTGGCGAATCGGCTGGGCATAGCGCATCATGTTCTCGATTTCGGGTGCGAATTCGAGAACAACGTGGTCCGCCCCTTCGCCCAGGCCTACGCGGACGGCCTGACGCCCAACCCGTGCATCGCATGCAACCGTCATCTGAAGTTCGGCCTCATGCTGAAAGCCGCCCGCGAGTTGGGCTGCGACGGCATCGCGACAGGACATTACGCGCGCATTGCTCAGCGTCTGGACGGCCGATTTGTCCTGATGAAAGGGCTGGATGACGCGAAAGACCAGGCCTACGTCCTTTACCACATGACCCAAGACCAGCTTGCCCATACGGTTCTGCCTCTGGGCGAATACACCAAGCAGCAGGTGCGAGCCATCGCGGCTGAGCAGGGGTTCGCCAATGCCCGAAAGCACGAGAGCCAGGACATCTGCTTCGTGCCGGACGGCGACTATGTTGGTTTTCTCGAACGTTACGCGGGGCTTGTTCCCGAACCTGGCGATGTGCTGGATGAAAACGGTGCGGTGCTCGGGCAGCATAGGGGCGCCATCCGCTACACGCTGGGCCAGCGCAAGGGCATCGGCATCGCGTCGACACAGGCGCTGTACGTAACCGCTAAAGACATGGCGGCAAACACCATTACCATGGGGCCTGCCGACGCTTTGCTGGCGGACGGCTGCACGGTGGGGAATTGGAATTGGATTCTACCTGATGAGGGGCCGGTTCATGCCATGGTGAAAACCCATTACCGGCAAAAGCCCCACGGCGCCATGGTCGTGCCGCAGGAAGACGGCACGGTGAGGTTCGACTTCGACGAGCCGTCGCGGCTGGCGGCGCCGGGGCAATCTGCCGTCGCCTACATCGGCGATACTGTGCTCGGCGGCGGCATCGTCCTGTAG
- a CDS encoding O-acetylhomoserine aminocarboxypropyltransferase/cysteine synthase family protein, which produces MSNHQYKFETLQLHVGQEQADPATDARAVPIYQTTSYVFHNSAHAADRFGLRDAGNIYGRLTNTTQSVFEDRIAALEGGVAGLALASGAAAITYTILALAQAGGHVVAQKTIYGGTYNLLQHTLRPFGVETTFVDTQDLQAVEDAIQDNTRVIFIETLGNPNSDIPDIDAIAHIAHRHGVPLAIDNTFGTPYLIRPIEHGADIVVHSATKFIGGHGTTLGGVIVDAGTFDWNASGKFPQFTQANDSYHGISFSDAAGKAAFATYVRAILLRDTGAAISPFNAFLLLQGTETLSLRLDRHAENTKKVVEYLVAHPQVEKVNHPSLPDHPDHDLYQRYFPNGGGSIFTFNIKGGVQEAHAFIDHLQLFSLLANVADVKSLVIHPATTTHSELTPEELIDQGILPNTIRLSIGTEHIDDILYDLDQAFAAVAQ; this is translated from the coding sequence ATGTCCAATCATCAGTACAAGTTCGAAACCCTGCAGCTCCACGTGGGTCAGGAGCAGGCCGATCCGGCAACCGATGCCCGTGCCGTGCCTATCTACCAGACTACGTCCTACGTGTTCCACAACTCCGCCCATGCAGCCGACCGATTCGGCCTGCGCGATGCCGGAAACATCTACGGACGACTGACCAACACCACACAGAGCGTGTTCGAAGATCGCATCGCCGCGCTTGAAGGCGGCGTGGCAGGGCTCGCCCTGGCCTCGGGTGCAGCCGCCATCACCTACACCATTCTGGCGTTGGCCCAGGCCGGCGGGCATGTCGTGGCCCAAAAGACGATTTACGGCGGAACCTACAACCTGCTCCAGCATACGCTGCGTCCTTTCGGGGTCGAAACCACCTTTGTCGACACCCAGGACCTTCAGGCCGTCGAAGACGCCATCCAGGACAACACCCGGGTCATCTTCATCGAGACCTTGGGCAACCCCAATTCCGACATCCCCGACATCGACGCCATCGCGCACATCGCCCACAGGCACGGCGTTCCCCTGGCCATCGACAACACCTTCGGCACGCCGTACCTCATCCGCCCCATCGAGCACGGCGCCGACATCGTCGTGCACTCGGCCACCAAGTTCATTGGAGGCCACGGCACCACGCTGGGCGGCGTCATTGTGGACGCAGGCACCTTCGACTGGAATGCAAGCGGCAAGTTCCCCCAGTTCACGCAGGCGAATGACAGCTACCACGGCATCTCGTTCTCAGACGCCGCCGGCAAGGCCGCCTTCGCCACGTACGTCCGGGCCATCCTGCTTCGCGACACGGGCGCCGCGATATCGCCGTTCAACGCGTTTCTGCTGCTCCAAGGCACCGAGACCCTGTCGCTGCGGCTCGACCGACATGCGGAAAACACCAAGAAGGTTGTGGAATACCTGGTCGCCCATCCGCAGGTGGAGAAAGTGAACCATCCGTCGCTGCCCGACCACCCGGACCACGACCTGTACCAGCGGTATTTCCCCAACGGCGGAGGCTCCATCTTCACCTTCAACATCAAAGGCGGCGTGCAGGAGGCCCATGCGTTCATCGACCATCTGCAGCTGTTCTCGCTGCTGGCGAACGTAGCCGACGTGAAGAGCCTGGTCATACACCCGGCAACCACCACCCATTCGGAACTGACCCCCGAAGAGCTGATTGACCAGGGAATTCTGCCCAACACCATCCGCCTGTCCATCGGCACCGAACATATCGACGACATCCTGTACGACCTCGATCAGGCGTTTGCAGCCGTAGCGCAATAG
- the cysK gene encoding cysteine synthase A, with amino-acid sequence MTIYTSVDQLIGHTPLLELTGIEKAYRLNARIVAKLECMNPAGSVKDRIAKAMIDQAEADGRLQPGGTIIEPTSGNTGVGLASMAAARGYRLIITMPETMSVERRLLMKAYGAELVLTDGSKGMTGAIARANEISAATPNSIVAGQFVNPANPAIHFATTGPEIWEDTEGNVDIFVAGVGTGGTLTGVGKYLKSQKPDVKVVAVEPASSPVLSTGKAGAHKIQGIGAGFIPDVLDTNVYDEVITVENEAAFEVGRAIGRTDGMLAGISSGAATWAAIELAKRPENEGKTIVVMLPDNGERYLSTALFAE; translated from the coding sequence ATGACCATCTACACATCCGTCGACCAGCTGATCGGACACACCCCTCTGCTCGAGCTTACGGGCATCGAGAAGGCGTACAGGCTGAACGCCCGCATCGTCGCCAAGCTGGAATGCATGAACCCTGCGGGTTCGGTGAAGGACCGCATCGCGAAGGCCATGATCGACCAGGCCGAGGCGGACGGTCGCCTGCAGCCGGGCGGCACCATTATCGAGCCCACTTCCGGCAATACCGGCGTCGGTCTGGCTTCGATGGCTGCTGCCCGCGGGTATCGCCTGATCATCACCATGCCCGAAACCATGTCCGTCGAACGTCGCCTGCTCATGAAGGCATACGGTGCCGAGCTTGTTCTGACCGACGGGTCCAAGGGCATGACCGGAGCCATCGCACGCGCGAACGAAATCAGCGCCGCCACGCCGAACAGCATCGTGGCCGGGCAGTTCGTCAACCCCGCCAACCCTGCCATCCATTTCGCGACCACCGGTCCGGAGATTTGGGAAGACACCGAAGGCAATGTGGACATCTTCGTCGCCGGCGTCGGAACGGGCGGCACGCTGACGGGCGTGGGCAAGTACCTGAAGTCGCAAAAGCCCGACGTGAAGGTTGTCGCCGTGGAACCTGCCAGCTCCCCGGTCCTTTCCACGGGCAAGGCAGGAGCCCACAAGATTCAGGGCATCGGAGCCGGATTCATCCCCGACGTGCTGGACACCAACGTGTATGATGAAGTAATCACCGTGGAAAACGAAGCGGCCTTCGAAGTGGGTCGGGCCATCGGTCGCACCGATGGCATGCTGGCGGGCATCTCTTCGGGAGCCGCCACATGGGCCGCCATCGAACTGGCCAAGCGCCCCGAGAATGAAGGCAAGACCATCGTGGTGATGCTGCCCGACAACGGCGAGCGCTACCTGTCCACGGCTTTGTTTGCGGAATAG
- a CDS encoding RrF2 family transcriptional regulator: protein MLFSTRSQYALSVMVDLAERQAEGYTPLKEIADRQGISEKYLESILKVLVKNGFLIGVRGKGGGYKLTRNPDLYTVGDVLRLTEDSLTQTVEVSQSTNEKTAAMWRGLGDAINGYLDSVTVADLATPSDAGDYYVI from the coding sequence ATGTTGTTTTCGACTCGCAGCCAGTACGCTTTAAGCGTCATGGTGGATCTTGCAGAACGGCAAGCCGAGGGGTACACGCCCCTGAAAGAAATCGCAGACCGACAGGGCATTTCCGAAAAGTATTTGGAAAGCATTCTGAAAGTCCTGGTCAAAAACGGTTTTCTTATCGGCGTGCGTGGCAAAGGCGGCGGCTACAAGCTGACCCGCAACCCCGATCTGTACACGGTTGGAGACGTGCTCCGCCTGACCGAAGACAGCCTGACACAGACTGTAGAGGTATCCCAGAGCACCAATGAGAAGACGGCCGCCATGTGGAGGGGCCTCGGCGATGCAATAAACGGTTACCTGGACAGCGTAACCGTCGCAGACCTGGCCACACCTTCCGATGCCGGCGATTATTACGTCATTTGA
- a CDS encoding gamma-glutamyl-gamma-aminobutyrate hydrolase family protein, with protein MGEVHDRPIIGIVPTQDLAAGRIEIRDEYLDAIVMAGGTPLVLPLTEDTGVYETLFPLVDGFVLSGGHDIDPARYGGDASNDKLGELTPMRDAVEYLVLSYAYKYDVPTLGICRGMQMMNVFFGGTLYIDLADQFDGPQGITQDMLKHQQTIDYSEPSHFVDIVQSSKLGNLLQTGRITTNSMHHQGVCVLAPLLNPVAFGPDGLVEAIEVKDRSFMMGVQWHPEFFAGAKKMGCIFASLVDEAGLSAIRQQNGRKPLPIVPPEARAGAWPEVGRRSEG; from the coding sequence ATGGGCGAAGTTCATGATCGTCCGATTATAGGCATCGTTCCGACGCAGGATTTGGCTGCAGGACGCATCGAAATCCGCGACGAGTATCTGGATGCAATCGTCATGGCCGGCGGCACGCCTCTGGTGTTGCCGCTGACCGAGGACACCGGCGTATACGAAACGCTGTTTCCGCTGGTGGACGGGTTTGTTCTCAGCGGCGGGCACGACATCGACCCCGCTCGCTACGGCGGCGACGCCTCAAACGACAAGCTGGGCGAGCTCACCCCCATGCGCGATGCGGTGGAATACCTGGTGCTGAGCTACGCCTATAAATACGACGTGCCAACGCTGGGCATCTGCCGCGGCATGCAGATGATGAACGTGTTCTTCGGCGGTACGCTCTACATAGATCTTGCCGATCAGTTCGACGGGCCCCAAGGCATTACCCAGGACATGCTGAAGCACCAGCAGACCATCGATTACAGCGAACCGTCCCATTTTGTCGACATCGTCCAGTCATCCAAGTTGGGAAACCTGCTGCAAACCGGTCGTATCACAACAAACTCCATGCACCACCAGGGCGTTTGCGTTTTGGCGCCGCTGCTGAACCCCGTCGCGTTCGGTCCTGACGGGCTGGTGGAAGCCATCGAGGTGAAAGATCGTTCCTTCATGATGGGCGTGCAGTGGCATCCGGAGTTCTTCGCCGGCGCCAAAAAGATGGGCTGCATTTTCGCGTCGTTGGTGGACGAGGCGGGTCTGAGCGCCATCCGCCAGCAAAACGGTCGCAAGCCGCTGCCCATCGTACCGCCGGAGGCCCGCGCGGGCGCATGGCCTGAAGTCGGACGCAGGTCCGAAGGCTAG